CCGACCCCTACCGCGTCCGCGACCTCGAGGCCGCCGACGTGGCGGTGCTCAAGGTCCAGCCGCTCGGCGGTGTCCGCGCCTGCCTGCGGATCGCCGAGGACATCGGTCTGCCGGTGGTGGTGTCCTCCGCGCTGGAGACCTCGGTCGGGATCGCCGCCGGCGTCGCGCTGGCCGCGGCGCTGCCCGAGCTGTCGCACGCCTGCGGGCTGGCCACGGTCTCGCTGCTCACCGACGACCTCGCGGACGAGCCGCTGCTGCCGGTCGACGGCGCCCTGCCGGTCGCCCGCCCCGCCGTCGACCCCGCCGCGCTCGAGCGCCTCCGTGCCGAGCCGGAGCGGGTGGCGCACTGGGAGGCCCGGCTGGCCGAGGTGAGGGCGCTGCGGCAGGATCGCTCGTCGTGACCCCGTCCACCGCCACCGCCCGGGCGGTCGTCACCGCGCTGCTCGAGGCCGGCGTGCGTGAGGTCGTCGTCGCACCCGGCTCGCGCAACGCCCCGCTCTCCTTCGCGCTCTTCGACGCCGCGGCCGCGGGCCGGCTGCGGCTGCACACGCGCATCGACGAGCGCTCGGCCGGCTTCCTGGCGTTGGGGCTGACCAAGGTCGGTGCGCGTGCCGCCGTGGTGTGCACCTCCGGGACCGCGGTCGCCAACCTTCACCCGGCGCTGCTGGAGGCCGCCCACGCGGGCGTCGCGATGGTCGCGGTGACCGCTGACCGGCCCGCCCGGCTGCGTGGCACGGGCGCCAACCAGACCACCGACCAGGTCGGTGTCTTCGGCCCCCTCGTGCCGACCCTCGACCTCGGGCCGGGCGAGCCGGTGCCGGTGTTCCCCGGCTCCGTGCCCACCCACCTCAACGTCCGCCTCGACGACCCGCTGGTGCCCGAGGACCCGTGGGCCGACCTGCCCGACGCGGTCGACCCGCCCCGCGAGCAGCACCCGTGGCGGGGGCGCCACCTCGACCCGATCGACCCCGGCCCGCGCACGGTCGTGGTGGCCGGCGACGACGCCGGTCCGCCCGCGCGAGTGCTCGCCGAGCGAGCGGGCTGGCCGCTGCTGGCCGAGCCCAGCGCCGGGTGCCGCACCGGCCGCACCCCGCTGCGCACCTACCGCCTGCTGCTGGCCTCGTCGCTGGCCGAGCGCGTGGAGCGGGTGGTCGTGATGGGCCACCCCACGCTGTCCCGGCCGGTGCAGGCGCTGCTGGCCCGCCCCGACGTCGAGGTGCTCTCCGCGCCCTCGCCCGGGGTGTGGAACCAGCGCCCCTTCGCCGTCGACCACGAGATCGGCTGGGGTGAGCCGCACCCCGACCAGGCCGCCTGCGACCCGGCCTGGCTCGAGGAGTGGCAGGCCGCCGACCGTGCGGTGGGCGCCCAGCTGGACCGGCTGCTCGCGGCCGAGCCGGACCTGACGCCGCACGAGGTCGCGGGGGCGGTCGCTGCCGCCGTACCGCCCGGGGGGCTGCTGTTCGTCGGCCCCTCCAACCCGGTGCGCGACCTGGACCTGATGATCCGCGGCTGGGCCGTCGGCGACCGGCGCAAGGTCCTGGCCAACCGGGGCCTGGCCGGCATCGACGGCGTGGTGTCGACGGCCGTCGGTGCGGCGCTGGGGCGGCCACACTCCTCCCGGGCGATCGCGCTGGTGGGCGACGTGACCTTCCTGCACGACGCCAACGGCCTGGTGCTCGGGCCGCAGGAGCCGGAGCCGGACCTGACGATCGTGGTCGTCAACGACGACGGCGGCTCGATCTTCGCCACCCTCGAGCAGGGCGACCCCGCCCACGCCGACCGCTTCGACCGGGTCTTCGGCACGCCGCACCACGTCGACCTGGCGTCCCTCTGTGCCGCCACCCGCACCCCGCACTGGCGCGTGGAGTCCCTGCCCGAGCTCGAGCAGGCGCTCGCCTCGCCCAACGGGGGCCTCGAGGTCGTCGAGGTGCGCGTACGCCGCGACAACCGCCGTGACCTCGACGCGCGGATCCGCGGCCTGCGCCCCTGACGACGCGACGGATCAGGCGCGCCGGGTCTCCTCCAGGGTCTCCTCCAACGTCCTGGCGGGCCGGCCGGTGAGCTGCTCGACCGCACCGGTGACCCCGGCGCAGGAGCCGTCGGCGATGGCGGTGTAGGTGCTGACCCACGCCTCGAGCTGCCAGTCGGGAGCGTCGGGGTACGCCGCACGGCGCGACGCCCACGCCTCCTCCCGGGTCTCGTCCTCGAAGCGAAGCGACCGCCCGAGGACCCGCCCGGCGCGCTCGGCGACCTCGGACATGGTCAGCGCCTCGGGGCCGGTCAGCTCGTAGGTCGCGCCGGCGTGTGCGCCCGGGTCGCGCAGCACGGCCGCGGCTGCGGCGGCGACGTCGGCGCGCGCCACGGCGGCGACCCGCCCGGCGCCCGCCGGCCCGCGGACGACCCCTTCGTCGTCGGCGAAGAGCGGCAGCACGTCGAGGTAGAAGTTGTCGCGCAGGAAGGTGTGCTCCATCGAGGTCGCACGGATCGCCTGCTCGGTGTCGTGGTGGTCGCGACCCAGGGTGAAGGTCGCGTCCTCGGCCGCCCCCGCGAACGACGTGTAGACGATCCGCCGCACACCGGCCTCCGCGGCCGCCTCGACGAAGGTCCGGTGCTGGGCCCGGCGGTCGGCCGACTCCGACGCGGAGACCATGAGCAGGGTGTGGACGCCGCGCAGCGCCTCGACCCCGGACGCCGCATCGCCGTAGTCGCACCGGCGTACGTCGGTGTCGACCGCGGGTGCCCTGGCCGGGTCGCGGGCGAGCAGTCGCAGGTCGAGGCGCAGGTCCGCGCCGGCGAGCAGCCGGACCACCTCCCCACCCAGGGCTCCGGTGACGCCGGTGATCGCGATGGTGCGCTGGTGCTCCATGGGCCCAGTCTGCGACGACGGTGGTGAGGTCCCCGCCGGGCCGGGTCAGCCCAGGATCGTGCGGACCGCCAGGCCCGCGACGACCACCGCGGAGACCAGGCCGGTGACGAGGCGACCCCGCGGTCCGGTGATGGTCCGTCCCAGGCCGGCGCCCGCGAGCGCCAGCCCGAGCTGCCACAGCGCAGACGCCGCGAACGCCGCCGCCACGAACACCAGCCCCTCGACCGGCCCGTCGACCAGGTCCCGGTTGCCGAGCACGACGGCCGCGAAGTAGACGACCGTCGTGGGGTTGACGGCCGTGATCCCCACGAACAGCAGGTACGCCGCCCGCGGCCCCACCACCCGCCCCGACCGGGCCGGTGACGACCGCCGCGACCACGCATGGAGGGCGGTGAGCGCGGCGATGCCGAGCAGCACCAGGCCCGAGACCACGCGGAGTGCGTCCGCGACCGGGGCGAGCAGCCCCGCCAGGGCCGCCCCGCCGAGGACCGCGGCTGCGGCGTACACCCCGTCGACGGTGGCCACCCCCAGCGCGGCTGCCGAGCCGACCCGCCACGACGTGCGCGCGGTGAGGGTGACCAGGAACGCGCCGACCGCACCGATCGGCACCGCGATGGCCAGGCCGGTCACGAGACCGGAGACGACCACCTCGAGCACCCGCGCATCCTGGCCGACCCCGCGGGGTGGGGCCAGCGGATTACGGTGGGCGCATGCGCGTGACGAAGTTCGGCCACTCCTGCGTCCGCATCGAGCACGAGGGCACCACGGTGGTCCTGGACCCGGGTGCGTTCACCGAGCCGGAGGCGGTCGACGGCGCCGACCTGGTCCTCGTCACGCACCTGCACCCCGACCACTGGACGCCCGAGCACCTGCGCCGTGCCGACGCCCCGGTGCGCACCATCGCGCAGGTCGCCGACGCCGTGGGTGAGCAGGCACCCGACCTGGTGGAGCGGCTCACCGTGGTGGCGCCGGGGGAGCGCTTCGCCGCGGGCGGCATCGACGTCGAGGTCGTGAACGACAAGCACGCGGTCATCCACCCCGACTACCCGCGCCCCGACAACTCCGGCTTCCTGCTCGACGTCGGCGGCACGTCGGTGTTCCACCCCGGTGACAGCCTCGACGGCCCGGGCCGCCCGGTCGACCTGCTGCTGGCGCCGGTCTCCGCACCGTGGATGAAGATCAGCGAGGCGATCGACTTCGCCCTGGCCGTCGGCGCGCCCCGCAACCTCGCCATCCACGACAAGGTCTACTCCGACCTCGCCCTCGGCATGGCCGACACGCACCTTTCCACGTTCCTGTCCCCGCGCGAGCAGGAGTACCTCCGCCTCCCCGACGGCGCCGACCTGCCCTGACCCCTCGAGCGTGCCTGAGTGACATCTCGGCGGTCCCGGGTCAGCCCCGGGCCCGCAGCCTGACCCGGTCCCGGCCGCCGGAGCCGAGGGCGGCTCGTGCCTCGAGCACCACCCGGACGACGTCGCGACGCCCGGCCGAGCGTCGGGGCACGACGACCAGGCGGAGGTCGTCCACCTCGTCGGCACGGACCCGGGGCCGGTAGGTCCCACGGCGCACCTGTCGGCCGACGTCCTTCCCGCCCGCCTTCCACAGCAGCCGGAACGCATCGGTGTCGCCGCGCAGGGTCGCGCCGAGCGTGACGCGGTCGGCGATGGCGGCGTCGTGGTCGACGTGGAAGGCGACCCGGGTCCGACGACCGTCCGTCCGCGAGGTGGCGGTCTGGGGACCGAGGCTGCCCCCGACGACGTCCCGTCCGGTCCCGCCGCCCAGCCACAGGTCGGCCCGGGAGTCGGCCACCTCGTAGGCGATCGACCGCTCGGAGCGGTTGCCCGCGCCGTCCACGGCCACCACGTCGACCGACTGCTCGCCGGGCTGCAGGGTGGAGGGAGGGGCAGTCGCCTCGCAGGAGAGCAGGGACGAGCCGCCGCGGTCGGCGCAGCGGTGCAACATCTCGACGCGTGCCCCGAGTCGCAGCGGCGCGGAGGTCTCCGGCGCGGCATCGATGGTCGGCGCGATGGCGTCGGGGAAGTCGGCGTACGCCGCCCGGTAGGTGAAGTACGGCGGTCCGCCGGCGGAGGCGACGTTGCGCACCTCCCACAGCACCTCGCCGTCGGCGCCGAGCTCGCTGGCGGTCGCCGCGGTCGAGGAGGCCCACCCGACCAGGGTGGTGCCGCCGGGCAGTCGCTCGGCCGACCCGGCGAAGACGGCGAACCGGCCGTCGACCTGGTGGTTCTCGACGACCGAGGCCTCCATCGTGTCCTCGTCGAGGGACAGCCCGAGCACGCGGCTGAAGCGCCGGTCGACCACCGGTCCGAGCGGGTCGGCCTGGTCGACGCACAGCGGCGTGGAGCCCTCCCAGCTGCCGTTGTCGAAGATCAGGATCGTGCCGTCGGGCTGCTCGTATGCGGTGTGCTGCGCGCACGGGCCCGTGCCGTCGGGGTCGTCGGGGAAGGTGAAGTCGCTGCGTCGGCCGCCGAGGCGCCACACGATGTCGCCGGAGGCGAACCCGTCGTGGGCGGTGCGGGCGACCTTGAGGACCGCGCTGAGGTGCCGGAAGGACAGCAGGATGTCGCCGTCTTCCATGACCTGGATGGAGTTCAGGTGGGCGTAGTCGGTGTCGTTGGTCCACACCGTCTCGTCGACGAGGTCGTGGTCGGCGCTGTTCCACTCCCACAGCACGGTCCCGTCAGGGGCGACGTGCTGGACGATCGCGTCGACCAGCCCCGACTCGGGGTCGGGCTCGTAGGCGCTGATGTAGACGCTGCCGTCGTCGTTCCACACGATGTCGTGGGCGTCGGTGTGCTCGAGACCGACCGTCGTGTGCGACTCGACGACCTCCAGCGA
This genomic window from Nocardioides marinus contains:
- a CDS encoding LysE family transporter — its product is MLEVVVSGLVTGLAIAVPIGAVGAFLVTLTARTSWRVGSAAALGVATVDGVYAAAAVLGGAALAGLLAPVADALRVVSGLVLLGIAALTALHAWSRRSSPARSGRVVGPRAAYLLFVGITAVNPTTVVYFAAVVLGNRDLVDGPVEGLVFVAAAFAASALWQLGLALAGAGLGRTITGPRGRLVTGLVSAVVVAGLAVRTILG
- the menD gene encoding thiamine pyrophosphate-binding protein, with the protein product MTPSTATARAVVTALLEAGVREVVVAPGSRNAPLSFALFDAAAAGRLRLHTRIDERSAGFLALGLTKVGARAAVVCTSGTAVANLHPALLEAAHAGVAMVAVTADRPARLRGTGANQTTDQVGVFGPLVPTLDLGPGEPVPVFPGSVPTHLNVRLDDPLVPEDPWADLPDAVDPPREQHPWRGRHLDPIDPGPRTVVVAGDDAGPPARVLAERAGWPLLAEPSAGCRTGRTPLRTYRLLLASSLAERVERVVVMGHPTLSRPVQALLARPDVEVLSAPSPGVWNQRPFAVDHEIGWGEPHPDQAACDPAWLEEWQAADRAVGAQLDRLLAAEPDLTPHEVAGAVAAAVPPGGLLFVGPSNPVRDLDLMIRGWAVGDRRKVLANRGLAGIDGVVSTAVGAALGRPHSSRAIALVGDVTFLHDANGLVLGPQEPEPDLTIVVVNDDGGSIFATLEQGDPAHADRFDRVFGTPHHVDLASLCAATRTPHWRVESLPELEQALASPNGGLEVVEVRVRRDNRRDLDARIRGLRP
- a CDS encoding MBL fold metallo-hydrolase codes for the protein MRVTKFGHSCVRIEHEGTTVVLDPGAFTEPEAVDGADLVLVTHLHPDHWTPEHLRRADAPVRTIAQVADAVGEQAPDLVERLTVVAPGERFAAGGIDVEVVNDKHAVIHPDYPRPDNSGFLLDVGGTSVFHPGDSLDGPGRPVDLLLAPVSAPWMKISEAIDFALAVGAPRNLAIHDKVYSDLALGMADTHLSTFLSPREQEYLRLPDGADLP
- a CDS encoding aryl-sulfate sulfotransferase — translated: MAGLVLALVGLPSAAPASADDPEPAPTHSLSVSGPGVSSYPAFDPAVTRYAATTTEESDGTLEVTATTTDPDGVVLVDGAPVTGPTTVEDLAEGEEVSVLIEDKGGTRAYSVIYLPADFPTLEVTVPAAEGSAVADGAVLLTLSRWVAPGSQFEAAIDSHGVPLWVDVPEFGSSMDFKPLPDGGYSIFRRPSNDLDASATALRLDASLEVVESHTTVGLEHTDAHDIVWNDDGSVYISAYEPDPESGLVDAIVQHVAPDGTVLWEWNSADHDLVDETVWTNDTDYAHLNSIQVMEDGDILLSFRHLSAVLKVARTAHDGFASGDIVWRLGGRRSDFTFPDDPDGTGPCAQHTAYEQPDGTILIFDNGSWEGSTPLCVDQADPLGPVVDRRFSRVLGLSLDEDTMEASVVENHQVDGRFAVFAGSAERLPGGTTLVGWASSTAATASELGADGEVLWEVRNVASAGGPPYFTYRAAYADFPDAIAPTIDAAPETSAPLRLGARVEMLHRCADRGGSSLLSCEATAPPSTLQPGEQSVDVVAVDGAGNRSERSIAYEVADSRADLWLGGGTGRDVVGGSLGPQTATSRTDGRRTRVAFHVDHDAAIADRVTLGATLRGDTDAFRLLWKAGGKDVGRQVRRGTYRPRVRADEVDDLRLVVVPRRSAGRRDVVRVVLEARAALGSGGRDRVRLRARG
- a CDS encoding NAD(P)H-binding protein, which encodes MEHQRTIAITGVTGALGGEVVRLLAGADLRLDLRLLARDPARAPAVDTDVRRCDYGDAASGVEALRGVHTLLMVSASESADRRAQHRTFVEAAAEAGVRRIVYTSFAGAAEDATFTLGRDHHDTEQAIRATSMEHTFLRDNFYLDVLPLFADDEGVVRGPAGAGRVAAVARADVAAAAAAVLRDPGAHAGATYELTGPEALTMSEVAERAGRVLGRSLRFEDETREEAWASRRAAYPDAPDWQLEAWVSTYTAIADGSCAGVTGAVEQLTGRPARTLEETLEETRRA